In Prunus dulcis chromosome 1, ALMONDv2, whole genome shotgun sequence, the following are encoded in one genomic region:
- the LOC117615648 gene encoding putative pentatricopeptide repeat-containing protein At3g23330 — MSSIQTLLKTLFKNPSTIKSQSQAKQLHAQILKTKGPSPPDLSFVLSVYSNLNLLHDSLTLFNTFHSPPTTLAWKSIIRCYTSHGLCRYSLASFVEMKAFGIYPDHNVFPSVLKSCTSIKDLRFGESVHGCIVRFGMDCDLYTCNALMNMYAKLEALAETGEQRFSAPKLFDGMPQRNQVSKFGSDLGSSVELSGRTVSLEVKSEGRMLLSDGNAKREVGGGDTLYSSQSNKLSNKLQVQVMGIDRNVNLISSRGATPQIDAYREVDDKFNGNVNKVFMHKEGKRGTKVDSVRKVFDLMPKRDIVSWNTVIAGNAQNGMYEEALAMVKDMGNANLKPDSFTLSSVLPVFAEYVEVIKGKEIHGYAIRHGFDADVFVGSSLIDMYANCNRIKDSLRVFNLLPKRDAISWNSIIAGCVQNSMFDEGLIFFRQMLMGKIKPVPVSFSSTIPACAHLTTLHLGKQLHGYIIRGGFEDNVFVASSLVDMYAKCGNIRIARWIFDKMEQHDMVSWTAMIMGYALHGHAPDAFSSFEQMEGEAVKPNYVSFMAVLTACSHAGLVDKAWKYFNSMTKKYDIAPGIEHYAAVADVLGRAGRLEEAYQFISSMHIEPTGSVWLTLLAACRVHKNVELAEKVAEKIFTVDPENMGAYVLLSNVYSAAKRWKDAVKVRTCMRDKGLKKKPACSWVEVKNKVHAFVAEDKSHPYYDRIIEALDVISEQMEREGYVPNTNEVLHDVEEEQKKYLLYHHSERLAIAFGIISSPAGATIRVTKNIRVCVDCHAAIKFMSKIVGREMIVRDNSRFHHFKNGECSCGDYW; from the coding sequence ATGAGCTCCATCCAAACACTGCTCAAAACCCTCTTCAAGAACCCCAGCACCATTAAATCCCAGTCCCAGGCCAAACAGCTCCATGCCCAAATCCTCAAAACCAAAGGCCCTTCACCTCCTGACCTGTCCTTTGTGCTCTCTGTTTACTCAAACTTGAACCTCTTACATGACTCCCTCACTCTCTTCAACACCTTCCATTCTCCTCCCACCACTCTTGCATGGAAGTCCATTATTAGATGCTACACTTCCCATGGCCTCTGCCGCTATTCCTTGGCTTCCTTTGTAGAAATGAAGGCTTTTGGCATATACCCAGATCACAATGTGTTCCCTTCTGTGCTTAAATCATGCACATCGATTAAGGACTTGAGGTTTGGTGAGTCAGTTCATGGGTGCATTGTTCGGTTTGGTATGGATTGTGATTTATATACATGTAATGCTCTTATGAATATGTACGCCAAGTTAGAGGCTTTGGCTGAGACTGGTGAGCAGAGGTTTAGTGCGCCCAAGTTGTTTGATGGAATGCCTCAACGAAATCAAGTTAGTAAATTTGGGAGTGATTTAGGTAGTTCTGTGGAATTGAGTGGTAGAACTGTGTCTTTGGAGGTAAAAAGTGAGGGAAGGATGCTACTTTCGGATGGGAATGCAAAGAGAGAAGTGGGTGGTGGTGACACTTTGTATAGTAGTCAATCAAATAAACTGAGTAATAAGTTGCAGGTGCAGGTAATGGGCATTGACAGGAATGTTAATTTGATTTCATCTAGAGGGGCAACTCCTCAAATTGACGCATACCGGGAAGTTGATGATAAATTTAATGGGAACGTTAATAAGGTTTTTATGCATAAGGAAGGCAAAAGAGGTACCAAAGTGGACAGCGTGAGAAAGGTCTTTGACTTGATGCCAAAAAGAGATATTGTTTCCTGGAATACAGTGATTGCGGGGAATGCACAGAATGGGATGTATGAAGAAGCTTTAGCAATGGTCAAGGATATGGGGAATGCCAACTTGAAGCCTGATTCTTTCACTTTGTCTAGCGTCCTTCCAGTTTTTGCAGAATATGTAGAAGTTATCAAGGGAAAGGAGATTCATGGGTATGCAATAAGACATGGGTTTGATGCAGATGTATTCGTAGGGAGTAgcttaattgacatgtatgcaAACTGCAATCGAATTAAAGATTCACTTCGGGTGTTCAACCTACTACCTAAGCGTGATGCCATTTCATGGAACTCAATCATTGCAGGTTGCGTGCAGAATAGTATGTTTGATGAAGGACTGATATTCTTTCGGCAGATGTTGATGGGTAAGATTAAGCCTGTGCCGGTATCCTTTTCAAGTACCATTCCAGCTTGTGCTCACTTGACAACACTTCATCTAGGGAAGCAGCTCCATGGATATATAATTAGGGGGGGATTTGAGGACAATGTGTTCGTAGCGAGCTCACTGGTGGACATGTATGCCAAATGTGGCAACATTAGGATAGCGAGGTGGATTTTTGATAAAATGGAGCAACATGACATGGTGTCATGGACAGCCATGATTATGGGATATGCTTTGCACGGTCATGCCCCTGATGCTTTTTCCTCATTTGAGCAGATGGAAGGAGAGGCAGTAAAACCTAACTATGTCTCCTTCATGGCTGTATTGACCGCATGTAGCCATGCTGGATTGGTAGACAAAGCTTGGAAGTATTTTAATAGTATGACTAAAAAATATGATATTGCTCCTGGTATAGAGCACTATGCTGCTGTTGCAGATGTTCTTGGTAGAGCTGGAAGGTTGGAGGAAGCTTATCAGTTTATCTCTAGCATGCATATAGAACCAACAGGAAGTGTATGGTTAACATTGTTGGCTGCTTGTAGAGTTCACAAGAATGTTGAATTGGCTGAGaaggttgctgagaaaatatTTACAGTTGATCCCGAGAACATGGGAGCTTATGTGCTGTTGTCAAACGTATATTCTGCTGCTAAGAGATGGAAAGATGCAGTGAAAGTGAGAACCTGTATGAGGGATAAGGGCTTGAAAAAGAAGCCAGCCTGCAGCTGGGTTGAAGTTAAAAACAAGGTTCATGCTTTTGTGGCAGAAGATAAATCCCACCCATATTATGATCGAATAATTGAGGCTCTAGATGTCATTTCGGAGCAGATGGAACGAGAAGGGTATGTGCCCAACACAAATGAAGTGCTCCATGATGTTGAGGAGGAGCAAAAGAAGTACTTATTGTACCACCACAGTGAAAGGCTAGCCATAGCATTTGGCATCATCAGCTCTCCTGCTGGGGCAACAATTCGAGTAACGAAGAACATTCGGGTGTGCGTGGACTGCCACGCAGCAATAAAATTTATGTCGAAGATCGTCGGGAGAGAGATGATTGTCAGGGATAATAGCAGGTTTCACCATTTCAAAAATGGAGAGTGTTCCTGTGGAGATTACTGGTGA